One stretch of Armigeres subalbatus isolate Guangzhou_Male chromosome 2, GZ_Asu_2, whole genome shotgun sequence DNA includes these proteins:
- the LOC134215925 gene encoding protein-serine O-palmitoleoyltransferase porcupine isoform X1: MSEYFYDVYDDENEGFYDTYDDKSDWFIRNYKTADWRDVYKSCIIPSCFQIINYIAPFVAMNIFLCIGNKLQARYLPSLYNITHSLSFGCGLFLIYNTLDHGHLYLGQFFISVYLLIKLSFIDQKRIRFDLLISIYSILYLIICELLERDPKIWHHIRGVLMIAVMKSISLAMDTKADRSLRDRISIISYLGYICCPANCIFGPWISFNEYLNNITRSKARLKLNLKYFIQIVLNLALSVLCLLVSNCGDSMFSTEHLWKWIVAYGAALSFRMSHYFVSFLSQTTMVSAGFAGTIDDTLAKPLPNKQAQYIGYTVVRPWRIEFPRSLVHVVVAWNFPMHNFLKQYIFRAIKPHGTFAAVFLTYVTSSLLHGLNFQLWATLLTIGVWSYVEYNIRNKLAHIFSSCVSVNKCLIPCTKHQLGHKKVLTIFINSIFTLLCVINLTYLGAIFDSNSQLQTEGYSFNHTLDKWNRLDYMSHWLLLLGYFFNWLI; encoded by the exons ATGTCTGAATATTTCTACGATGTATACGACGACGAAAACGAAGGTTTTTATGACACATATGATGACAAAAGTGATTGGTTTATTCGTAACT ATAAAACAGCCGATTGGAGAGATGTGTATAAAAGCTGTATTATTCCTTCGTGCTTCCAGATAATAAATTATATTGCACCGTTTGTGGCAATGAATATTTTTCTGTGTATCGGCAACAAACTTCAAG CACGTTACTTACCATCACTTTATAATATAACACATTCTCTCAGTTTTGGCTGTGGCTTATTTTTAATATACAACACGCTAGACCATGGTCATTTATATCTAGGACAGTTTTTTATATCTGTATATTTACTGATCAAACTTTCATTTATTGACCAAAAGCGTATAAGGTTTGATTTACTGATAAGCATTTATTCAATACTTTACTTAATTATATG CGAGCTCTTGGAAAGAGATCCCAAAATTTGGCACCATATACGAGGTGTCTTGATGATTGCAGTGATGAAATCTATCTCTCTCGCCATGGATACAAAAGCTGATAGATCACTGAGGGACAGGATTTCTATAATCTCCTATCTTGGCTATATCTGTTGTCCAGCAAACTGTATTTTCGGACCATGGATATCATTTAATGAGTACCTGAATAATATAACCAGATCTAAGGCTAGGCTTAAATTG AATCTCAAATACTTTATCCAGATAGTACTGAACCTTGCACTGTCTGTTTTATGCTTATTGGTTTCCAACTGTGGTGATAGCATGTTTAGCACTGAGCATTTATGGAA atGGATAGTCGCTTATGGCGCTGCGTTATCATTCCGGATGAGTCACTATTTTGTATCGTTTTTGTCACAAACAACAATGGTATCTGCAGGATTCGCAGGCACCATAGATGATACATTGGCAAAACCATTGCCTAACAAACAAGCACAATATATTGGATATACAGTCGTACGGCCGTGGAGAATAGAATTTCCAAGGTCACTTGTACATGTCGTAGTTGCGTGGAATTTTCCAATGCATAATTTCCTAAAACAAT ATATCTTTCGAGCCATAAAACCGCATGGGACATTCGCCGCTGTTTTCCTAACATATGTGACGTCATCGTTACTTCATGGATTAAATTTCCAACTGTGGGCCACTCTGCTGACAATAGGTGTGTGGAGCTATGTGGAGTACAACATAAGAAACAAACTCGCACATATATTTTCATCCTGCGTTTCAGTGAACAAATGTTTGATACCATGTACGAAGCACCAATTAGGGCATAAAAAAGTCTTGacaatttttattaattcaatATTTACTTTACTATGTGTCATAAACCTCACATATTTAGGAGCTATCTTTGATTCAAACTCTCAATTGCAAACAGAAGGTTATTCATTTAACCATACGTTAGATAAATGGAATAGGCTTGACTATATGTCACATTGGCTACTGCTGTTAGGATACTTTTTTAACTGGCTTATTTGA
- the LOC134215925 gene encoding protein-serine O-palmitoleoyltransferase porcupine isoform X2: MSEYFYDVYDDENEGFYDTYDDKSDWFIRNYKTADWRDVYKSCIIPSCFQIINYIAPFVAMNIFLCIGNKLQARYLPSLYNITHSLSFGCGLFLIYNTLDHGHLYLGQFFISVYLLIKLSFIDQKRIRFDLLISIYSILYLIICELLERDPKIWHHIRGVLMIAVMKSISLAMDTKADRSLRDRISIISYLGYICCPANCIFGPWISFNEYLNNITRSKARLKLNLKYFIQIVLNLALSVLCLLVSNCGDSMFSTEHLWKYLSSHKTAWDIRRCFPNICDVIVTSWIKFPTVGHSADNRCVELCGVQHKKQTRTYIFILRFSEQMFDTMYEAPIRA, encoded by the exons ATGTCTGAATATTTCTACGATGTATACGACGACGAAAACGAAGGTTTTTATGACACATATGATGACAAAAGTGATTGGTTTATTCGTAACT ATAAAACAGCCGATTGGAGAGATGTGTATAAAAGCTGTATTATTCCTTCGTGCTTCCAGATAATAAATTATATTGCACCGTTTGTGGCAATGAATATTTTTCTGTGTATCGGCAACAAACTTCAAG CACGTTACTTACCATCACTTTATAATATAACACATTCTCTCAGTTTTGGCTGTGGCTTATTTTTAATATACAACACGCTAGACCATGGTCATTTATATCTAGGACAGTTTTTTATATCTGTATATTTACTGATCAAACTTTCATTTATTGACCAAAAGCGTATAAGGTTTGATTTACTGATAAGCATTTATTCAATACTTTACTTAATTATATG CGAGCTCTTGGAAAGAGATCCCAAAATTTGGCACCATATACGAGGTGTCTTGATGATTGCAGTGATGAAATCTATCTCTCTCGCCATGGATACAAAAGCTGATAGATCACTGAGGGACAGGATTTCTATAATCTCCTATCTTGGCTATATCTGTTGTCCAGCAAACTGTATTTTCGGACCATGGATATCATTTAATGAGTACCTGAATAATATAACCAGATCTAAGGCTAGGCTTAAATTG AATCTCAAATACTTTATCCAGATAGTACTGAACCTTGCACTGTCTGTTTTATGCTTATTGGTTTCCAACTGTGGTGATAGCATGTTTAGCACTGAGCATTTATGGAA ATATCTTTCGAGCCATAAAACCGCATGGGACATTCGCCGCTGTTTTCCTAACATATGTGACGTCATCGTTACTTCATGGATTAAATTTCCAACTGTGGGCCACTCTGCTGACAATAGGTGTGTGGAGCTATGTGGAGTACAACATAAGAAACAAACTCGCACATATATTTTCATCCTGCGTTTCAGTGAACAAATGTTTGATACCATGTACGAAGCACCAATTAGGGCATAA